The nucleotide sequence GGATTGCTCACCGTCGGGTGCTTCACCCTGGCGCGAGCAAGTATAACCAGAGGAGCAACTTTGGTAAAGGCAACAACATTTCTCATGGTAAATCAAGTCGTAAACAGTTTACATGAGTCCAGGTACAACTTGTGCTCTATTTCAGAGTCCGATGTGGCAGAgttcattttacactgaacattttgattCTGTTCACTTAACGTCCAGTGCTTATATTTACCCAGAAGCTGTGCGAATAAGTTGGTCTTTCTTTTAGTCGAGCAGAACAAGCTGCCATCAGCCAGCTTCCGAAAATATGTTTAGGCAGGGTCTCTGAGCCCGTCCAACTGTGTGTTTTGCTTTAAGACGGCCGGACCGCTGGGTGTGTGATTTACTGTAACTCCACGGTTTGATGAAGACGCATCGCTCTCTTGCTCAGCgccttcccacaatccctctgGCCCCTTGGCTCCCGTATCGTCCATTATAGCTGCTGGCCTGATGTGCACTGACCCACAAACCTCCTGGGCCGTGCCACTGGATTCTCCTCAGAGGTCCGGGAGAGGGCAGTTTTTCGTCTCTCCAAAATAGTGCGGTGAGGTCACAGCCAGGGctgttatctttattttttttatttttccttttttttcccccagctgaCGTTGAGTGAAAGTGTCGCGTTTGATTTAGTGGTTTCCCTtgtgactcctcctcctcccccaccctcatAGGTGTTTGGCATCATACAGTATGACTGGAACTATGAGCTGTGTTGGAACACAGTTTCAGATTCccatacatgtgtttgtgtgggcaaAAACAGACGTTGTGGAACATTCTTCTTCAATTGCTAAAAGGCTTGAGGTAGGGGTGGGTATGATGAGTTTGTACTGTTGCCAGTCAAATTTTTAGCCTCAATAGACCTATTCATGCAAATCATTGAGATCAtccttgaattttttttctggaaaaatacTCCTAGTATGAGTAGTTTCCCAGAAATCCTAACTGTTGTTTCTAGCTTTAAAAAAGTTGCTATTacctgtaatgtttttttaaacttatggGATTTCATGACATGGGCTTGTGATGGTATAGCAGTGCTGAGATTCTGCAGTAACCATGGTATTACAGTATTGTCAATATAACTGCTCTGCtataaaataatcaatattaacatgtaggctatataccCTTACTCTGAAATCATATCACCCAATGTTTCTTGAATGTGAACTACATTAACGTTCAGTTGTTCAAACTAACTTTGACTTCTCAGTATattcagagaaactgaaaaactgaTGTCAGGCTTACATGCGCAACTAGCAAAATCATTTCTTTATTCACCAATTTTATCATGGTACCGTGATTGCTCTGTTTATTAACTGCTTATTAACTCAAAATGATACAGTTTGTACCACCCAAACATCAGCCTGTCTCGAGGCATGGTCCATAATGTCTTGGTCGCGCCATCAGAACCATCAGGAACAATCAGATGGAGCTCTTTCAGCtctccattgtgatgtcattaagGTGGTATGGACTCTCATTATGTGCTTCTTTAACATGGCTGTCTTTGGTGGTCACCTGTTCCTAATGAAGTGCCACTTTGACAAACGAggcatttattttgtatgtcgCCCTAGTTGATAACTTTGAGAAATGACATGGCCCGAGACTCCGGGGGAAGAATGTGTTACCCCGTAAATAATGCAGTGCGTTCTGCCATCTTAGAAGCATTACTTACGCTGATGAATCTGATTTATCCGTTGTGCCCTGTCAACATCACCCTAATGATATATCTGTAGGAGACAAAGTTTCTCTTTTGATAGGAAAGTACAGCACAGCTGAAGTTTAGGACAGGATATTTAGCTTAAAAACAGGGGTGCAGTAACATTGTGTACAGTATTTTGAGTTTGAAAACTGCTGCTGTACCATATTTGGGGTTTGCCTGCGTGAATTCGCTGTCAACTCTTGGCTCGCTTCAGGTACAGGTGATCTGCAGGTAATACTggtaattttattcatttttaaggcTGTTAAAGTAAGGCATTTCCCTGGAAATgttaaaaggtattttttcaTCGAACTggtaatatataaaatacatctcCTACTTATTCACTTTATGATTTATTGCAAGAGCACAATACAGCAGCTCTTTCTTTATCTGTTTTTATAtacatgtgtttatttaaatgaaataaaaagtttttcatttgttctcAGCTTGTAATTAAGTAAACAATAATGCTGCATAGTAAGCCCATTCCTAAGTATTCAAGGCTCttcattacaaaaacattaGTAAGGTTTACTCATTTGAGATAACATTATCCTCCTCTATCACTTGTTTACATGGCCAGCTGTTGCTCAGGCATAAAGTAAACAGTGGAGGAGATTAAACTGAAGCTCCACAGAAAAAGGTGTGTTCATGGTTTGGGAGCGAGCCctggctgtgcctgtgctggCTGGCCGCCTGTGCATATTTCTCACCAAGCATacctgcatgtactgtatgtctcccagtatttacagtatgcaCTAAGTATACTGTATTTTGCTGAAACCGGTTTTGTCTGAAGATTTCTTGTGAATGTTTGGCAAAGCCTTGCCCTATTGACTGTACACAATGactattgtaccttatcggacctgtgtttcgtagttgttccagtgacctttggtatgcacttattgtacgtcgctttggatgaaagcatctgccaagtaaatgtatTGTAGTGTACAGAGACCATATCAAACATTCCCGGAAGTCACGCTTTTCACAGGCAAGGGGAAAGTGCCAACTGCAGCTTTCACCGATTTTATCCGACCGTTGTGAATGAAAAGCGCCTCTGCTCATCTCGGTCCGTGTGTCACGTCAGCCTCGTGCTCTAGGACACACGGGCAATGGCGGCACCCTGGGGAACGGGGGAGTGCGATTACACCACTCATTACGCCCGTACGAGGCTCGTGAGAACTCAAAGAGCGCCTGGATCCGGAGCGTTAGCTGCAGCGCATCCGCTCTGAACTCCAGTTCACCCGCCGCTCACATCTGGGCCCGCTGCTGCTCCGTCAGTCGGTGAGTTTCCCGTGAAGTGCGATCGGAaggaccgaccgaccgaccgaccgctGCAGAATGACATCCACGTGCTCCCTTCCGGAACACTCCTGCCCACCAGAggctctctgtgctgcacttGTGATGAATTCCCTGAAAGCTAAAGAACGTAATGAATCATATGATACTTGCGCTTTGCCTCAGCGCGTGGGCGTTGTTTTTTGATATAGGATGTTAAAAGtcataacttaaaaaaaaaaaccagatgaGCGCGAGCAACGATAAATCCACATTTTTTGGCTGTGCTTTTGATCTCTGACGCTTTGCAGATGATCGTGCGTTTCTCCGTAGGCCCTGCTGTCGTATTTGAAGGGAAACTCCAGCCTTGTGCCGGCTGAAGGATCTGCCGGCCTCCGCTCTGCGCCCACTCGTATTTTCCCAGGCACGCTGTCATCAAGTGAGCCGACAGTAGGCCAAATTTGGTGATGTGCCAGTCGTAAATAAATCAGGTGGTGCCAGGAGGGAAACTACTGGCAAAGTTGAGACATGAAGAAGGGCTCTTGAAGATTTGCATCGGCCACCTTTGCTCTTTTGTACTCATATTTGTGACAGGGATATTTCAGCATTCGGCGTTGCTGGTGGAATAGGACTGCAAATGAAAAGCGTGATGGGGGTGTCAGTGTTGCAGTCAGTCTTAGGCGTCTGTGTCCCGCTAAGCTAATTTCTCACTTGgcttagttttttaaaaatattctagaGTTCAGAGGTCAAATGCTGTGAAGCTCCTGGCAGTGTGAGTGTACGGGCTTTCAGCCGCTGCTTGTTGTGTTCTGAATGCCGCTGGCGGTCACGGTGCGTTGTGTCACGTGAGTTTGCGTgtgccgtctctctctctctctctctctcaggtgattGGAGGGTCGGGACGCCCGTACACCTGCTACACCTCCTGCCACTACTGCCCCTGCCCGGCCTTCGCCTTCTCCGTCCTCCGGAGGAACGACGGCCTGCTGGTAACCgccgcccacttcctgtctgagacGCGCGGCGCCCTGGAACCGCCCCCTTCCGCCGCGCGGCTTTCGGCAGCGCCGCGACCGCTCTGTTCCCGTCAGTCCGCGCGGCGGAGAGGAAGCCCGTGGGGCGTCTGCTCTTCAGCACGAGGAAGAAGAGCGGTGCCAAACCTTCCTGAAGCAGCCCTGCAGTAGGCAGGCTAGCTTACAGACGCGGCTCTGTTGCTTTGTGGTTGTCTGCGTTCAGTATTCAAATAGTCACAAATGTGATGTTTTGTCATTCCAGGCGAATCAAGGTTATCTATTCATGGTAGCTGCTATTCCATCACTTATCGTGCACTATATATTGGgcagtataataatatatatatttatagcgTATAATATTATCTATTTCCAGAAAAACTGCTAAGAGTATACGCACTTGTCAGACTGCTTCAGAGTAGAATACTTCTTTATGGTTTTTTGACCCAAACAGATTCTTTCATTATCGACAACTATATATTATAAAGTCAGTTgtataaaaattcaaaaagcaGAACACGTATATTTCAAGAACTGTGCGACGGAGTCATGATGCTTGTCGTCACGTGCTATCTGTGCCACACACATGCTCGTGTTCtcgaagaaaaacagaacacttCAAAGATGTCGTTTTTATCGTTTCCTGCATCTTCCCATCCACTTCTTGTCTTAGtcattagtttatttattcttttgctCAAAGGGCATTTGCAGGAAATGTAGTAGGCTCTTGGAGTCTCTGCTGACTAGTTTAATGTCATATTGCCCAGTGAGCAGGATGTCTGCTTCCTCAGAGGTAGAGCTGCAAGCGGATGGCTTGATCTCTCATTGGTAGTTTCAGTGTTTCAAacagaatagttttttttaatataatggcgttttagtttttttatttttttaacacatttctgtgcaaaatgtttaatttattgcTCTTGGACTTCCATCCTTGGCCTGTTCTATCTCTCTGGCCAAGTGGATTCCCCACAAGTACAGCAGTGCtcttcctgattactgcaaaTTCATGCAGCAGACAGCATTCATCCTCTGGAGAATGACTCTAAAATTAGCGTGCTCTTCTGAGAAGCAGAAAGCAGTAACAATCCAGCGGTTTCTCGTACCGGAGCGGCATCCAAACGTCCTCGAAGACCTTATTCTTGCGCAGaaacatttctcatttaatCTTATTTGCGGATGAGTGACACCGTCGAACAAGAACCAATTGGATTAACCTGAGGCAGACTGACAGACGTTGGGAGGCGTAGACGGGCCTCATTCTGAATTAGATGTAGACCGTTCAGTCTACCCAGAGGCACTGAACGTCAGAACCTGGTATTGGTATTCCAGTCCCCGCCGCCGTCAGCCAATGAAATGCGCTCGCGCTTCAGGCGACGCGCGTGGCGAAGATGAGGGTCCCCTGCCGGCGTGCCGAAAACTCCGGACCCGGTACCCGGCGAGTGTCAGTGCTGCGGCACGGACTGCAGCGTCTGGCGCTGACGTGGCTGAGACTCCTGtctggagggaaggggggggggggggggggttgagcagTCCTTtaggggctggggagggagtGTCTTAGAGGAtcctggagggaggggtggagggggggtggggggatggggcagTCCTTTAGGGGCTGGGGTGTGAGTGTCTTAGAGGAtcctggagggaggggtggaggggggtggagcagTCCTTTAGGGGCGGGCGTTGGAGTGTCTTTTAGAGGAtcctggagggaggggtggggggggcggtggagcaGTCCTTTAGGGGCTGGGGTTGGAGTCTCTTAGAGAATTCTTTAGAGCTGCACTGCAAACCGTGCAGTAGAAAGTTCTCCTGTCCCTCAGctgttctgtctctccctctttctctctttcttactcACAGTTTATCTCTAAATATCTAGACATGTTTGTATATCTATGTCTATCTCCGTCTCATTAAAGCACTCCTTTTTTCCTCATCTATATCACTGTCTTCCTCCTCCAGTCCCGATCTAGTATCTCCCAaatcctctctgctcctcctccacccctctcctttTCACTgcccctctacctctctctctcatgcatatacatacacagtaaCCTGTTGATTAGagaactgtttattttttttgtaaagctcCGTAACGTTCTGTTTCTttgcccgcccccccgcagtGTAAACACATTCTGGCTGCCTACCTCTGCCAGACCATGGGGCTGTCCCAGCAGGAGGTGGTCAGCAACCAGCAGATGTCTGACATTCTCTCTGGAAAAGCAGGCCGAGGCGCGTAGGCCCCAAGCCCCGGAGGTCAGTGctccagcccccagcccccaaaccccccaccccgcccccacccggCATCCCTGGAGTGCATGCTTGcgtttctcttttctctttccaaagccagggaggtcaaacctgttttgcgatctttcagaaaacatattttgactgtttgtttttcatgcatAATGGCATGAGTgctgctacagtataatcaaataacaacatttAAGTCACTAACTTGCCAGAacataacttatttttttaaaacgatgTTAAAAATGAGCTGCTTCCCTCGCCATGGAATCTCTGTCTTTGTGGGGAAACGGATCGTCGCCTGTGCGACTTTTAGGgtggggttgttttttttttgtagtattcgtacaataaaacaaacatactgTACGCATTTACTGCTATGCACTGTTATGGGATGAGgcatttaatgaaatgtgtACTCTCAAAACGTCTCCGTTTCAAACAGCAGCCTTgtggcttcaaaattccatCGCAGTTGGGGACTCGAATCGCCAGGCTGACGTTCCCTTTCCGCCTTCATAAAAAACCCGTTCGTACTGTAAAACCTAAAAGCTTTATACCACGCTGTAGACAAGACCTtggtgaagaaaaacatgtaaaaaatctCGTTGTtcagattagattagatttccCTGTGACTTTGAGCAATGACCTATTAACATCTGAAATGTTTCGCcagtgagtttttcttgtgATCAAACGTGTAGTAGTGCAAGCGCAAATGCTCTCGAACAGTCaagtgagcccagatgccaGTTTTAAGAGTGCGGAAGGCCCCTTTGTGATGTGCGTTGCAGGCAGAGCGGTCCGCCTCCCGGCTCATCCCCGGGTGGGTCGCTCGGCGAGCGGGCGCTCCGCGTCGCTCCCAGCAGCCGAACAGCTTCTTCACGTCCCCGCGCCGGGGCGGCTCCGCGTCGGGCTGCCATTTAAGGACGCCTTCGATTCACGCTCAAGGCCGCTAACGCTGGAATGGTTTCCTGCACTGCCACCCGGGTAACATCCTTTTTGAGTCATTTGGAAATGCTGACTTGGCAATCGGATGGCCTCCTGGAACACATTCAGCTGTTTCAGGGAGGCCTGATGATTCACGCAACTTATTAAATGTGAAGGCATGTGAAAGATGATTGGGTGATAATGGTCAACAGACGCTTTCATGATGAAAAGCTTTGTCAGGTACTTGTTTAAACAGTCTGCCTTGAAAAGATCATTGTTTGGTGGTTTGCATTTGAGAAATCTTCTATATTTTACTAGACCTAACCAGGACCCTAAATTTTCGTTCACAATATTGGATGTTTAAAAATTGAATGTCACTCACTCCTTTATAAATATAACCTGTTAACATTTGTTTAGTTGTTCTACCTGATTGGTCAGTCTCCAAAAATTGGATACATCCCCAAAAGATTTAAGCTGGCTTTTTAATTGGTTGTGTATAAAGGAATCATTTTTGCAGGTCAGTGTAGTGTTTTGTTGATGCAGCATTAGTTTTTCGCCTGAGTATTTTGTCTATggccataaaaatgtacatctGTTTCCTGAGCTTGTGGTTTCTTTCTagacatttctgtttatttaaagatGACACTATCATGCTACTGCCAGCACTGAACAACTAAGTTGTCAAATCCATTCTGTATTTccatggaatttttttttgggggtggggggggtgggggttattgCATATATGGATTGTGTGATTGCGAGTGTTCGTTACCTGCTCAATGTAGAATGCAGTCAAGACTGTTCAAACCGTAACGTAATGCTAATGTTACTGCAGCTGCCTACTTGAGACGCATCTCTGCAATGTttgcaatttcatttttgtgattacgtgacaaaaaaaataaataaatcaagtgtCCAGCTATGTGAATCTGGAGTCACTCTTCTGAgtcagctgtgtctgtgttaaaACTGGCCACTTTCCCATTGCTTCCTGTGAAAATCATCAGTTTTCTGGCTCTCCACTCACAAGCATGTGTCTTATAATGGTTCACCCTCAGGACTGAGGGGAGGTACAGTGGATGTGTCAGACCATAAGAGTCTAAAGGACCCAGTACCGCGTAGGGGACGCCTGGTTTTGATTGACCCAACCAGCGAGTGTCGTATTAGTCATTCAGATTAGTCATATTACTCGTTAAAATGAGCCATTCAGATTTTCTTCTGTGGCTAAGATGTTaattgacattttaaagcaaaacacacaaaggTTTCACATTGCTCATTAAGATTAGTAATTCAGATTTTCTTCTGTGGCTGAGTTCCTGATTGACATTTTGAAGCAAAACGCACAAATGTTTCTACTCAAACATAGctttttattaacaaaataagTCACCGTACATACAATTTCCTTTGTTAAATAACAGTACTAGTTTACAGGTACGCTAAGCATGTTGCGGTGCGACAGTTAACCTTTGCAGAGAATACTAAACACTGATATGTGACCCTCAGTACACACTTTGTAGTGACAAATAATACTGTAACATGGTAAAAATGTCATGAaagccattttgtattttcccaGTGgtctgcatcccccccccccccccccaagaactACCAAAAAGGCAAACTGATTACCCCACAAAACATGCTTGTAGCACGTACAATGAAATGTGCTGCAAGATGATTCTTAATACAGCGCAGTACAGATGCCTGTTACATCTGCGTTGGAGTACACTGGAGGTCGCTGTACTCATTCTGAATTGCGTTCTAGCCCTTGGGTTTATGTGGGGGCGTCTGCTAGCTTCATCAAGCTGATggggttaaaaataaatatcatgagGCAGTATGTTACCAAAACACGAGGCTTCTTTTGAAAATGCCTACTTCAGCCTTGTAAAAGCATTGCAATTGTCCCATAACATATGTtatcggttttttttttgcgacgGTCATGAATCCATTCTTCTTCATCAACCCACTTAACATCAATGAAGTCAAGGAGCCACTGTCAGTCATGCTGAGTATGGTTGGAAATTACACTTTAGAATGATTGCTACAGGTTCATATAAATGAAAAGTCACAATTAAAGGCTtattatgcaggatttttaaacttgaaaatataaaataatcatgATCAGTCTTATCTATGGTGCACTGACAACATCTGTCTTTATGCACATTTCCCAAATCCGTGCTCTTCTTCCCTGTGGGTGGGATAAGATTTCTGCGGAGCatttggaattgcttttcctcgatGGGGACAGCTATTGAAAAATggatctaaaaaataaaaaatggtataaaaacacatacaaaatataaaaatggagatgagtgggtggggttgaggacagaggaagaggacagaGGACACTTCTTTGCTTGTAAACAGGACCACAGTGGGTAACCTAGCAAGTTTTCGCCACAAAAGTAATGAGCCAATAACTGTTACACCACCGCCGTTTGTGATGTTCACTCGCTGGGTGACActgtcataaaattttcccCGACCGTGAAGACTGCCttattacttgtttacattttggacaggtGTGGCtcgtgggtaaatctatcgctgtttccgtcgcagcactttcgacacaagcaatactGGAAGcactatcctaaaatttcttcttaccgtgaagagtgcctgacccgcaatcgtagtaatgtgttaacactaAATTTTACGACAACGCTAGCTAACCTTTCGAAAGTCACGTTAAACAAGTAGAAATTAACGCcatcagcggtgattaacaaatctaccaagtattttaataacggATTTGCAGGTGtggatttcaaattatttgtattttcttggaGACCATTGAGAGCAATGGAGAAGAGCCAACGTCCTAATCATCAATTTGTCTGTACCCACCGCTTACAGCAAAGTGCtagttatttttggctggaccacaataGCGGGGCAGACCTCAAAACCATATTGGCCTACTAGGTTTTGACTtggtttttaaagtgaaagaaaaccacTGGGTGCCCTAGTGACGGGTGCGGAGCTGAAAAATGAGCAGGCAGAAAATCCCCTAAACTGATTAACGTTATTATTGGTgtcaacttgtttttaattattgtacttGATTAGAAATGACATATTACTAAATATGATAGAgacagttctcctcaattagtTTAGATGAGAAAAACATTCTATCTGCGtcgcaaaattgtgcacatttcaaTCGACACTAGCATATTAAAAACTGGATAAATGTACACAATCCGAAAATgttcatggcaaagatctggAATACACAGATTTTGCCTTTCGAACGAGAACAGGTTCGATGGCATTTTTGagtgtataatttatttttaatttttatgatcTTCATTGCATGGCGTGACGAAGGAAACTGTTTATCTACAATTGAATTATTCAGATCGTGGGCagacttgttaatcaaggaaaatgattggAAGTCAAGACTAATAATCAGGGGAAGTTTTCTGCCACCtcgattttcagctcagcagccaccaCTGTGCCTTAAGTTAAACTACCAGTACTAGTcagttaaataatgtgtgtaataGAACACGCCTTGCCACACCATATTGCCACCATAaaaactctctctttctctaccaaaatataacataagctgtgttttccatttgatttgtcagttgttgtgcatattgtgtttttgttttgcttgatcAACTTTATTGTATAGTGgattcaatgcattttaatacaattatgGACCCGGCTCTGCACtctcttgacttttttttaaaatttattttattttattttttaagtgcccTGAACTGATGTCCCCCTTACATTACTTTTGTAATGTAAGGGGGACATTAGCAGTAAGATTACATTAATTCTAGGGTGAGTTTTTCCCTATATCCTCATGCTAAAATCTACTgtaaatccacattttaaagctgatacttaaaaaaaaaatttcacaggGGGCATGCCCCCTGACCCCCCTAGGGGGTTCACATCTTTGTCTCCTCTTTCACCCCTGATGAGTTTGCAGGTCtgtgcatagtatgcctttaagttCAGAAATACTTGTCTATTATAGTGTGGCCAGAGAGGCATCTGGCAGTCTGTTGACTGGAATGTGAAAGGAATGTGTTTTCTGATAGCTTTATCGGTCTGTCCCAGTGCATCGTGTAAAATGGCCTTCCCTTGTGGAGTAAGGTATACCAGGAtgctcatttcattttgtggaaCACCTAGACATTTAACTATTTATACTTCAAGAAAATACTTAtctcacaaaaaaattatacttCTCATACTTCTCACCAGTGGAATTCATGACAACAAGCTTCATTTACACATTATagttaatctttaaaaaaaataataataaatacccTGTTGGTTAGTTCCATTAATGTGAGCCAGATGTCCATGAACAAAACTGAGTTTCTTCGCAGGCTTTATCTTGTCTAAGTAGCTCTGAAAGGCTTCACTTCCTTTGTGTACGGTTTCCTGTCTTAAAAAAACTGAGCTGTCTGTCACATCATTTAAacgaaacacacacaaaaaaagtaaaatgaaccTTCACTGCTCTATTCCATATTACAGAATGTTGCATAATGGCTTCATGGAAGATGCAGTAATGTCTGACCTGACAAGACAGTGACTGAGCTCTGAAAGATGGCAGGCAGTCTTTTTGGGTTACCAGCTGCCTGTGCCACTGAAGTTCAATGGCAGGCCAACTGGATATACGTGCGGCTGGAATTCTGAGCCCTTTGTGACatcagtgcaaaaaaataaaggacccgcccctctcactcccactcCGAGACTCTGTGTAGTGTTTACCTACTGCTGTTTCAGTGTAACCGCCTGTAACTCGTTTTGTATgcttagtgtgtgtttgtctgcataCATAAATAGGGAAGGTTTTGTGCCAGCTGGCTAACGGCGAGCAAACGGCGATGGCGCGCGGAGATCTGCAGCGCGTGGAAGTGAATGACCTCACGGCAAACAGGAAAAGTGGGTAATTTCGAGCCGGCTGTCGAGCGCAGCCAGGGCTGTGTAGGGAGGTGACACGCAAACCTCGCAAACCATGGGGCATTGCTGCCTATCGCTTTTTCGCCTTGGGCCGGCAAAAGCTGGCAGTTGTTTACTCTCCAGTGATAATCAGAGTGAGGGGCGGCGGCAGAACTGAGAGAATttgcccccgccccaccccccccccagatcacAGATAGGCCGGAATTGGGAGTGGGTACGTGGGGGTAGCCCTGTTTTTGAGCCAGAAGGAGCTGGTGGAATGCTAAGCACCGCTGCACAGATTCAGATGTGGGGAATTTCAGGGTCTGCGTTCTGTAGAACACGCTGtgctgcctgtctctctctgtgaagcACACGCTTATTCCCCAGTGACTTGTTGCAACAAGTTCGGTCTGCCTTCAGGAAACTAGATCTGTGCAGTTTCAGTCTCtgatatttatgattttaattaATAGACCTCTTTAAAAGAACtgccttttttgtgtttacaaTGTCAGGAACTGATACagataaattaatataaatgcgAAATGAATTAATGGAGTCTATTGACAATAACGTGTATCTTGCCTTGTaagtggaaaatgtgttttgaagtACAAGGTGTTACATTTTCCTTTATCTCGCAACATTAAGACTTTGCAGCGTTTCAGATTTTCACCGTCATCAAGGATTTGTTCTCTGGGATTTTTGCTTTTGACAGTCGACACATGACTTTATTCCTGAGCTGAGCTAAATCAACATTTATGAACCACAGACACAAAATTACCACTACACTCACATGACGGTACTTCACGATAAAACATCACTGCTCTTGTGTACAAGTGTTTGTCCACAACAGTAACACACCACAGCAGTTTCTTTTAACTTAAAATGTAcatatcacattaaaaaaagaactggatTAATTGATTGGAGGTCCATCCACAGTAGCtagcatatttcatttttctctaCATTCTCTGTTGGCAGCTGAAAAGATTCACTGCTGCTATAGATGTGAGCTTCTCAACAGGTGTTTCATGTTGACAGAAACCCACAGACACCATTCCGTTTGATGTGTTTTGTGCAAGTGCAAGAACCGTGTGTGCccctaaatacatttttaaaatgcacacatttct is from Anguilla anguilla isolate fAngAng1 chromosome 9, fAngAng1.pri, whole genome shotgun sequence and encodes:
- the zswim7 gene encoding zinc finger SWIM domain-containing protein 7, with the translated sequence MSSYLPAVAEQLLRDIRKVYQETSQIPDDLLLALKFVFGPSALQALDLVDQRSVTCLSSPSGRTAFQVIGGSGRPYTCYTSCHYCPCPAFAFSVLRRNDGLLCKHILAAYLCQTMGLSQQEVVSNQQMSDILSGKAGRGA